Genomic window (Pirellulales bacterium):
CATCTGGCGGCGGCCGACGCGCTCGCTGAAGCGGACTCGCCCGTCGCGGGGCGGGCTTACTTCCTCAGCCAAGGGGAGCCGGTGAACTGCTGGGCGTGGATTGACGAGATCCTGGCCGCGGCCGAACTGCCGCCGGTGCGGCGGACGGTCTCTTACTCGGCGGCATGGCGAATCGGGGCGGCCTGCGAACAGCTGTTTCGACTCGCTCCCCGTCGCGAGCCGCCGTTGACGCGGTTCGTGGCCGCCCAGCTCGCCAAGAGCCATTGGTTCGACATTTCTGCGGCGCGGCGCGATTTGGGATACGCTCCGGGGGTCTCGACGGCCCACGGAATGGAGCGGCTGGGAGAGTGGCTGCGGCTAGGCACTCGCGGGGCGGGCCACTAAAATCGGGCGTTTTGGCATGCTCCGCGGGCTGACGCCGCGCGGCTCGTGCGAGCGAAGTTGTCGCCTTGCGAGCGGCGAGCGCCCCGTCCCCCTGTCCGCCTTCCCCCTTCGATCGGTTTCCCCGTGCTACGCACTCACACTTGCGGCGAACTCGACGCGTCTCACATTGGCCAAACCGTCACCTTGTGCGGTTGGGTCGACTCGTATCGCGACCACGGCGGGGGGCTGTTCGTCGACCTCCGCGATCGGTACGGCATGACGCAGGTCGTGTTCAACCCGCCGGACACCTCGCCCGTGGAGATCGAGGCCTCGAAGCAGTTGCGGGCCGAGTACGTCATCAAGGTCGTCGGCAAGGTGGCCGCCCGGCCCGAGGGGATGGCGAACCCCAAGCTGCCGACCGGCGAAATTGAACTGCGGGTCACCCGGCTCACCCTGCTCAACAAAGCGCTCACCCCGCCGGTGTCGCCCAGCGCGATGAAGCAGGACCTGCCGGGCGAGGACTTGCGACTCAAGCACCGGTACCTCGACCTGCGGCGTCCGGAAATGCAAAAGGTGCTGCTGCTCCGCGACCGAGTCGTCAAAGGAATGCGCGATTACTTCGCCGACGGCGGATTCATCGACGTCGAGACGCCGTGCCTGGGGCGCAGCACCCCCGAGGGCGCCCGCGACTATCTCGTCCCCAGTCGCGTCCATCAGGGGAGCTTCTACGCCCTGCCGCAGTCGCCGCAGTTGTACAAGCAGATCCTGATGATCGCCGGGTACGACCGCTACGTGCAGGTCGCCCGGTGCTTTCGCGACGAGGACCTGCGGGCCGATCGGCAGCCGGAGTTCACGCAGCTCGATCTCGAGATGTCGTTCGTCGACGCCGACGACGTCATGGGCCAGATCGACGGCCTGTGCGCGAAACTCGCCAAGCAGGAGTTGGGGATCGACCTTGCGCTCCCCCTGCCGCGGATGACCTACGACCAAGCGATGGAGCGGTACGGCCACGACGCTCCCGATTTGCGGTTCGGACTGGAGATCGTCGACTGCACCGATCTGGCGCCCGAGAGCGACTTCGGCGTGTTCAAGAACGTCGTCGAGGCGGGGGGCAAAGTCCGGGCGATCAACGCCAAGAAGGGGGCCGAGCATTACAGTCGTCGCGGCATCGACGCCCTGACCGAGTTCGTGAAGGGCTTCGGCGCCAAGGGGCTCGCGTGGTTCCGCTGCGAGGAGGACGGCAAACTGGGCTCGACGATCGCCAAGTTCTTCAGCGAGGAGTTGCTGGCCAAGTTCGCCAAGCGTCTCGACGCCGAACCGGGGGACCTGATCCTGTTCTCCGCGGATCAGTGGGCCGGCACTTGCAAGGTGCTGCACGCCCTGCGCACCAAGATCGGCCGGGAGATGCAACTGTACGACCCGCAGGCGATGCACTTCTCGTGGGTCGTCGAGTTTCCGATGTTCGCGTACGACGAGGAACAAGGGAACTGGGCGGCGATGCACCACCCGTTCACCGCCCCGCTGGACGAGCACGTGCCGCTGCTCTCCGCCGACCCCGGCAAGTGCCGGGCCAAGGCGTACGATCTGGTGATCAACGGCAGCGAAGCGGGCGGGGGGACGATCCGGATCCACGACGCCGAGACGCAGTCCAAGGTGTTCGGCCTGCTGGGGATCGACGCCGAGACGGCGAAGGATCGATTCGGGTTTCTCCTGGACGCCCTGCAGTACGGGGCCCCGCCCCACGGCGGGATTGCCCTGGGGATCGATCGGTGGGTCATGCTGTTCGGCCGCCTGGAGAGTATTCGAGACTGCATCGCCTTCCCCAAGACCCAGAAGGCGACTGACCTGATGACCGAGGCCCCCGGCACGGTCGACGCGAAGCAGCTCAAGGAACTGGCCCTGAAGATCAATCGATGACAAAAATTCGCCGAAGCATTGTAGTCAGCGCTCTCCGCGGAGTCGCGAAGGCTTGGTGTCTGCTGGGAGCCGCCGTTGCCGCTCCCGCGATCGCGGCGGAGTACCCCGAGGTGCTGCTGACCGAGGATCACGCGAAACATTGCCGGGTGCGCCAGGGGGACTCGTTCCCGGCGGTGGAACTGCCGCTGCTCGGGGGCGCCGCGACCCCGCTGGCGAAGCTGCAGGGGGCCAAGGGGACGGTCGTCGTCATCTGGGCGCCCGACCGCTGGATGGCTCGGGCGGCCTTGGCGGATTTGGCGAAGTTGCTGGGGGAGAAGAAGCTCCCCGCGGGGATCGCCGTGGCAGGGATCGCCGTCGGTCAACCGGCCGGCGCCGTGCAGGCCGAGGTCGCCAAGGCGAAGGCCGCGTTTCCGCAACTGCTTGACGAGCGCCGCGAAGTCCTCGCGGCGGTCGGCGAACGACTCCTCCCGCGGATCTACGTCCTCGACGCGAAAGGGCGCATCGTCTGGTTCGACGTCGAGTACGGCGAAGCGACGCGAAGGGAACTGCGGCAGTCGCTGAAGGCGCTGCAGGGTCCGTAGGCGAGTTTCTCCGAAACTCGCCTACGTCGGCGCCTTGGCGCCGTCGAGTTGCTCCCGCCACCGGCTCACGAGTTCCAACGCCTCGCGCGGCGTGAGGCCGTCGGGATCAACGCTGCGGATTTCGTCGAGCAGCGGATGGTCGGCCAGTTCGAACAGGGTGAGCTGGAATTGGCCGTTGCGATGCGCCCGAGTCGGGCCGGCGTGAGGGGCGTCGATGCGACGGTTCCGCAAGGGCGATGAATCGACCCCGCCGGCGTCTGCTTCGCGTCCCCCTGCGGCCTGCCGCCTTTTGCCCTCTTCCAACGTCGCCAGCACCTCCTCCGCCCGGGCGTTGACGCTCCGCGGGACCCCGGCCAGTTTGGCGACGTGGATGCCGTAGCTCTTGTCCGCGGCGCCGGCGACGATTTGGTGCAGAAACACGACTTCGTCCATCCACTCCTTGACCGCGACGTTGAAATTGGCGAGCCCCGGCAGGTCGTCGGCCAGTTGCGTGAGCTCGTGGTAGTGCGTAGCGAACAGCGTTCGGCAACCAACGACGTCGTGCAGGTGCTCGACCACCGCCCACGCCAGCGACAGCCCGTCGTAGGTGCTCGTGCCGCGGCCGATCTCGTCGAGGATCACGAGGCTCCGGGCCGAGGCCGTGTTGAGGATCCGAGCCGTCTCGGTCATCTCGACCATGAACGTGCTGCGGCCGCGGGCGAGGTCGTCGCTGGCCCCCACGCGGGCGAAAATGCGGTCGGCGACTCCGATCGTCGCGGCCCGCGCCGGGACGAAGCTCCCCACCTGCGCCATCAGCGCGAGGAGCGCCGTCTGGCGAATGTACGTGCTCTTGCCCGCCATGTTGGGGCCGGTGATGAGCAGCAGCGAGGGACGGGGGACCAAGCGCGAGCCGGCAGCCGACGGATCGCCGCTGCCGGTTCCTTCTCGCTGCTCGTCCTTGGCGGCGCGTCCCTCGCACCGGCAATCGTTCGGCACGAACGTCCCGTCCGGCTCAGTGACGTCGAGCACCGGGTGGCGGCCCGCGTCGATCTCGAGTATCGGCTCGGCGACGATCGTCGGCCGGCAGTAGTTGCGACTGCGGGCCAACTCGGCGAGCCCGACCAACACGTCGACCTCGGCCAACGCCTCGCTGGTCGCTTGCAGCCGTCGCGCCGCGGCCGCGGTCAGTTCGCGCAGCTCGACGAACAGGTCGTACTCGAGGTCGATCGCTCGCTCCTGCGCGGCGAGCACCTTCTCCTCGTGCTCCTTGAGTTCGGGGGTGACGTAACGCTCGGCGTTCTTGAGCGTTTGCTTGCGGATGAAATCGGCGGGGATCTTGTCGCGGTGGGCGTGGGTCACCTCCAGGTAGTACCCGAACACGTTGTTGAAGCCGACCTTGAGCGACGGGATGCCGGACCGCTCGATCGCCTCGACTTGGTATCGGGCGATCCACTGTTTGCCCCCTTTGGTCAGCTCGCGCTGTTGGTCCAGCTCGGCGTGGCAGCCGGGGCGAATGAAGCCCCCCTCGCGGCTGGTGAGCGGGCAGTCGTCCTCGAGGGCCGCGTCGAGCTTGGCGCGAAGGTCCCCGCACAGATCGATCCGCGACTCAAGCTGAACGAGTCGCGCCGCGGTGCGGCCCGTGAGCTTCGCCTTGAGCTTGGGGAGGGCGCGCAGCGTGCGGGCGACGAACGCCAGATCGCGCGGGGTCGCCCGACCGGTCGTCACGCGGGCGAGCAACCGCTGCATGTCGTAGATCGAGCGAAGCGATTCGCGCAAGTCGTCGGTTAGCGGGGCGTCGGCGACGAACTCGCCGACCGCGTCGAGCCGGGCGTCGATCGCCGCGGGGTCGGTCAGCGGGCTGGCGAGCCAGTCCCCCAGCATCCGCGCGCCCATTGAGGTCGCCGTGCGGTCCATCACTCCCCACAGCGATCCCTCGCGGCGGCCGTCGCGAATCGTGGCGGTGAGCTCCAGGCTGCGGCGGGTCGCTTCGTCGATCTCGAGCCGCGCGGTCGAACGATGGGGGACGAGCCGGTCGACGTGGGCGAGGGACGATTTCTGCGTCTCGACAAGGTACTCGAGCACCGCCCCCGCGGCGGCGAGCGCCGGCTCGTCCCCGGCGCCGAAGCCGAACCCGTCGAGCGAATGCGTGCCGAAGTGCTTGGCCAGCGCGGCCGCGGCCGTCTGCCGGCCGAAGGCCCACGCCGGGCGTTTGGTGAGCAACCGGCCTTCGGTCCAGGCGAGGGGGAGTTCCGCGGCGTCGTCGCGGACCACGAGTTCGACGGGGGCGATCCGCGCGAGCTCGTCCCCCAGTTTGTCGCCGGGGACGACCGCGGCTTCGAACCGGCCGGTCGAGACGTCGATCCACGCCAGTCCGACGGGATCGCTCGCCAAGCCGCACGCGCGAGCCAAATTCGCCGCGTCGCCCGACGCATGCGGCTTAGCTCCCCCGGCGCCCGCGATAGCCAGCAAATAGTTCGCCGCGCACGGGTCCAACAGCGCATCATCGGTGACGGTGCCGCGGCTGACGATTCGCGTCACCTCGCGTTTGACGATCCCCTTGGCGTGCCGAGGGTCCTCCATCTGCTCGCACACGGCGGCCCGCAGCCCGGCGGCGATGATCTTGGCCAGGTACCCGTCGAGCTGATGATGCGGAAACCCCGCCATGGGGATCGGGTTGTCCCCCTTGTCGCGGCTGGTGAGCGACAGGCCCAGCACGCGGGCCGCGATCCGCGCGTCCTCGTGAAACAGTTCGTAAAAGTCCCCCATCCGGAACAACAGCAGCGCATCGCCGGCGGCCGCCTTGGCCTCGGCGTATTGCTGCATCATGGGGGAAAGGGGAGCGGACATACGGAAGGCGGAGCGAGGAATTGCGGGGGGAACTGCCGGAGTCTCGAAGCGCACCGATTCTCGCCCCTTGTCCCTCGACTCTCAACCCTCCTGCGCAACAACCGAGCCGCGCCCCTGGCGGGACGCGGCTCGCTCGAAGTGCTTGGCTTTGACGAACTGACGGCTTACATCTTGCCGATCTTGGCGATCAGGTCGGCGGTGCGGCAGCTGTAGCCCCATTCGTTGTCGTACCACGACACGATCTTGGCCATCGTCCCGTCGATGACCTGGGTCCAATCGGCCGCGAAGATGCTGCTATGCGAGTCGCCGATGATGTCGGTCGACACGATCGGGTCCTCGGTGTAGGCGAGGATCCCCTTCATCGGCCCTTCAGCGGCCGCCTTGATCGAGGCGTTGATTTCCTCGGCGGTCGTCTTCTTGCCGAGATTCACGGTGAGGTCCACCACGCTGCCGGTGACGACCGGCACCCGCAGGGCGATGCCGGTCAGCTTCCCCTTGAGTTCGGGAATCACGAGCCCGACCGCCGACGCGGCGCCGGTGCTCGTGGGGATGATGTTCATCGCCGCGGCCCGGGCTCGATACGGATCGGCGTGGGGCAGGTCCTGCACGTTCTGGTCGTTCGTGTAGGCGTGGACCGTGGTCATCAGGCCCGTGACGATGCCGAACTTGTCGTTCAACACCTTGGCGACCGGGGCCAGACAGTTGGTTGTGCAACTGGCGTTGGAGATGCACTTCAGTTCCGGGGTCAGCTTGTCGTCGTTGACCCCCAGCACGCACGTCAGGTCGGCGCCGTCCTTGGCCGGGGCGCTCAGGACGACCTTCTTGGCGCCGGCGTCGAGGTGGGTGTCGTACCCCGGCTTGCCGTTGCCGGCGCGGGCGGCGAACACCCCCGTCGACTCGACGACCACGTCCACGCCCAGGTCGCCCCAGGGGCACTCGGCCGGATTGCGGATGGCGGTCGCCTTGATCGCCTTGCCGTTGACGTACAAATTCTCGGCGTCGTGGCTCACCTCGCCCGGGAACCGGCCGTGCGTGCTGTCGTACTTCAGCAGCGTGGCGAGCATCTTGTTGTCGGTGAGGTCGTTGATCGCGACCACCTCGAACTCGCTGCCGCGGGCGATCAGGTTGCGGAAGGTCAGACGCCCAATGCGACCAAATCCGTTGATACCGACGCGAATTGCCACGACAGAACTCCTTCGACTTGCAGAAAAATGGCTGGCAGAAAATACGGTTGTTAGCGGGAGCGCGACGTCGCCGCCGACGGGCGAGACGCTCGTCGCCGAGGCGGGACCCGCGGGACTGCCACGGCCGGGCGGAGAGCCCGGCCGGAGCCGCGGGCGGCGACAGGCCGCGACCCCGACAGGGCGATCGCGGCGGAGCGTTTCGCGGTCCAGCAACGGCGATTTCGGAGCGCCGGCGCCAGTGCCGGCCTGCTGGAGAAGGCGCCCGAGCCGCCGATTATACTGCCGGCCCGAGCCCCCGCCAACCGGCCGAAAACGGGGGGAGAACGGCCCGAACAACGCCCCGGAACAGCGGACTTCGAACCCGTCGGGCCGCGCCCCTCTGCCAGTCCGGCGTGTCCTGACCTTGATTTCCCTCGCCGATGCTCGTGGCGATGACCGCTGTTCGTCCCGCGCGGATCACCCAGCGCCGCGGTCGGGCGTTCCGAGCCAGAGGGTGGTGCGCGTCCATGACGGCTCGTGCTGCACCCGGGGTGCGTCGCCATGGCAAGTTCGTCGCCCGCAGGCTAGTCTGTCTTCCCGCACGCGCCGCACCCACGGAGCCGCCGAAGCCCCGCCGCGGCCCGCCGCGACAACGCCGGCCGAGTGGCGGAATAGGCAGACGCTCTGGACTTAAAATCCAGTGGGGGGCAACCCCCGTGCGGGTTCGAATCCCGCCTCGGCTAATGACTTACGTCGATTCGGGAGGCCCCTCTAACGGGGGGCTGTAACCTAAAATGTAACCTTGGCGCGCCTCCGCGCCCGCCGAATTCGCCTCGAAAATGCTCCGCGCCACGGTGAGCGCGTTCCTGCCGACGTAGTACCGCATCGTCGTCTCGATCGAGGCGTGCCGCATCAGCTCCTTGAGGACGTGCGGCATGACCCGCAGCGCCCACCGCTCGCCGAACGAGCGGCGGAGATCGTGGGCGGACGCGAACTTCTCGCGTTTCCCCTGTCCCCCCCCGCTCACGCGGACGTCCGCGGCCTTGCCAATGGCCGAGATCATCCGCCCCGCCCAGTTGACGTCGACCGGCCGCGAGATCCTGCGGCCCCGGGCGTGAAAGACGTGGCCCGTTCGCCGCTCGGGGGGCGTCTCCAGGAGAAACGCCCCGAAGTCGGGCGTGATCGGCAGCAATCGATCCTGGTTACCCTTTTCGAGCGCCGCCGGGATGTGCAGGAGGGGAAACTCGTGGGTCAGATCGACGCGGAGCAGGTCGTCGTCCGTCCAGCTCAGGTTGAGCGCCTCGGAAAGCCTTAGCCCCGACAGCCACAGTCCCTGCAGGAGTCTCCGCCAATCGGCCGCGGCGGCCTCGCCGACGATCTCGGGCGTTTCTCGCAGCATGCGGTCGAACTCAGCCGCCGTGATCGGGCGGCCCTTCATGACAATGTTGTTTCTGGATCGCGGCGGTTTCTCGATCACCGGTGCGGCGACCAAGAGGTCCATGCGGACCGCCCACCTCAAGGCCGCTTTGAGGTGGGCTAGGTTGCTCTTAATCGTCGCCTCTTGCTGCGATTTGCGCATTTCGGCTTGCAGTTTCGAGATCGCCGACGATGTCACATCGCTTAATCGCCGAGGGCGAAGCACGCGTTCAATGAGATTGAAGAGGGCCTGGATCTTACCGAACGTGCCGTCCGCCAAGCCGGGGAGATACTCCTGTTCGTAGCGTTCGCGAAACTCGTCCCAGGAGATCTTGACCGCGGGGCGGAACCGACCCTCCCGCAATTCGGCCTCCCAGCGCGCCGCTGCTCGCTCGGCTTTACGGCGGTTGGACGTCTCTGCAGACTTCGTGACATGCTTCCCAGTCACGGGATCGACGTACCGCAGGACAAGATTCCTGCGATCGCACGCCTTGACGACGATTACTTTGAAAGATGTTTCATCCATTGGTACTAACGGGACTGCGACCAATATCGGTCGCGGAATGGGAATGCGGGGGAATACTCGAATCCCCGATGGGGCGACGCGGGCGCCAATCTCACTCCTGCGGACTGCCCGCGGCGCCCGACTCGGCGGCGAGGAACCGCATGATTTCGCGGCCGTGCAGGTACCGGCGCTTGCCGGAAGCGAGGACTTGAAGCCCCCGCCGACGCGCGGCCCGGTAGGCCGAAAGCGACCACCCAAGGCGGAGGAGCGCCTCGTCGAGCCGATACACCTCGAGACGCGAGATGACGCCGGGAACAGGCTTCCCGGGGTGGTCTGGGGCAATGGAAGGGCTTGGGGGCGTGCGGGACATCGCGGCGGACTCCGTTCGGAATTGGGTCTCCAATCCAGAAGGGAATGCCGGATAGCCGTTCGTCAGAATTTTCTTGCCTGCGATCCCGAGGCCCCGATCCGCAGGTCCTCGGCGATCTAGTCAGGTCAGCCGAGCAAGTCGAACTCAACTTGCCGAGGCCGCGGAGGACTCGGCCGGATCAAGAGGGGACGATTCAACCGTCGGGGCGAGGGCGGCAGCTCGTCCGGTGAGACCTAGACGCACGGGATTGGCCGCGATGGTTGGGACGGAGACTCCGCGCCCAGCCATGGGGGTCTCAAGATCCGCCAGGGGGACCGCTTCCCGGCCGGCCGGGCGGGTCTGCAATTGGCCGGAGCCGGACTCTGCCGGACCAGCGGGGCAGGCTGAGGGCATCGCTTCGAATCAGTTTACGGCAATCAATCGCTCGATTTCAGCTTCACTCACGAAGCCAGGGTCGAACTCTGCCTGACACGACCTGCACGCGATCAAAATCTGCGGTAGTCCCTCGTCGCTCCTTACAGGAACGATCGTCAAGTCGGGCTCGGAACACCCGCAGCGCCAGTCACGACTATTCGCCAATCGCTGCGCGACATCGTTCGCCAGCTCGTCGTCCTTCGAGGAGTGCGCCGCTGGCGAGCTGCCGATCGCCGCCATCTCCTCGATCGGCGCCTGGGAGGCTCGGGCTCGCTTCCGCAGCCGATCAGTTTCTCGTCGGCTCCGCGCAAGGGTGCCGTAGAATTTCAGCAGCAGATGGAGCGTGGCGATCGTTTCGGTCGTGGGCGCCGTGATCAAATGACTGAGCGCGCCTCCCAAAACTCCAACTTCTCGGCGAGCAGAATGAGCGGCCAGCACAAGACATAATCTTGTCCGGA
Coding sequences:
- the aspS gene encoding aspartate--tRNA ligase, whose protein sequence is MLRTHTCGELDASHIGQTVTLCGWVDSYRDHGGGLFVDLRDRYGMTQVVFNPPDTSPVEIEASKQLRAEYVIKVVGKVAARPEGMANPKLPTGEIELRVTRLTLLNKALTPPVSPSAMKQDLPGEDLRLKHRYLDLRRPEMQKVLLLRDRVVKGMRDYFADGGFIDVETPCLGRSTPEGARDYLVPSRVHQGSFYALPQSPQLYKQILMIAGYDRYVQVARCFRDEDLRADRQPEFTQLDLEMSFVDADDVMGQIDGLCAKLAKQELGIDLALPLPRMTYDQAMERYGHDAPDLRFGLEIVDCTDLAPESDFGVFKNVVEAGGKVRAINAKKGAEHYSRRGIDALTEFVKGFGAKGLAWFRCEEDGKLGSTIAKFFSEELLAKFAKRLDAEPGDLILFSADQWAGTCKVLHALRTKIGREMQLYDPQAMHFSWVVEFPMFAYDEEQGNWAAMHHPFTAPLDEHVPLLSADPGKCRAKAYDLVINGSEAGGGTIRIHDAETQSKVFGLLGIDAETAKDRFGFLLDALQYGAPPHGGIALGIDRWVMLFGRLESIRDCIAFPKTQKATDLMTEAPGTVDAKQLKELALKINR
- a CDS encoding redoxin family protein; this translates as MTKIRRSIVVSALRGVAKAWCLLGAAVAAPAIAAEYPEVLLTEDHAKHCRVRQGDSFPAVELPLLGGAATPLAKLQGAKGTVVVIWAPDRWMARAALADLAKLLGEKKLPAGIAVAGIAVGQPAGAVQAEVAKAKAAFPQLLDERREVLAAVGERLLPRIYVLDAKGRIVWFDVEYGEATRRELRQSLKALQGP
- the mutS gene encoding DNA mismatch repair protein MutS — its product is MMQQYAEAKAAAGDALLLFRMGDFYELFHEDARIAARVLGLSLTSRDKGDNPIPMAGFPHHQLDGYLAKIIAAGLRAAVCEQMEDPRHAKGIVKREVTRIVSRGTVTDDALLDPCAANYLLAIAGAGGAKPHASGDAANLARACGLASDPVGLAWIDVSTGRFEAAVVPGDKLGDELARIAPVELVVRDDAAELPLAWTEGRLLTKRPAWAFGRQTAAAALAKHFGTHSLDGFGFGAGDEPALAAAGAVLEYLVETQKSSLAHVDRLVPHRSTARLEIDEATRRSLELTATIRDGRREGSLWGVMDRTATSMGARMLGDWLASPLTDPAAIDARLDAVGEFVADAPLTDDLRESLRSIYDMQRLLARVTTGRATPRDLAFVARTLRALPKLKAKLTGRTAARLVQLESRIDLCGDLRAKLDAALEDDCPLTSREGGFIRPGCHAELDQQRELTKGGKQWIARYQVEAIERSGIPSLKVGFNNVFGYYLEVTHAHRDKIPADFIRKQTLKNAERYVTPELKEHEEKVLAAQERAIDLEYDLFVELRELTAAAARRLQATSEALAEVDVLVGLAELARSRNYCRPTIVAEPILEIDAGRHPVLDVTEPDGTFVPNDCRCEGRAAKDEQREGTGSGDPSAAGSRLVPRPSLLLITGPNMAGKSTYIRQTALLALMAQVGSFVPARAATIGVADRIFARVGASDDLARGRSTFMVEMTETARILNTASARSLVILDEIGRGTSTYDGLSLAWAVVEHLHDVVGCRTLFATHYHELTQLADDLPGLANFNVAVKEWMDEVVFLHQIVAGAADKSYGIHVAKLAGVPRSVNARAEEVLATLEEGKRRQAAGGREADAGGVDSSPLRNRRIDAPHAGPTRAHRNGQFQLTLFELADHPLLDEIRSVDPDGLTPREALELVSRWREQLDGAKAPT
- the gap gene encoding type I glyceraldehyde-3-phosphate dehydrogenase encodes the protein MAIRVGINGFGRIGRLTFRNLIARGSEFEVVAINDLTDNKMLATLLKYDSTHGRFPGEVSHDAENLYVNGKAIKATAIRNPAECPWGDLGVDVVVESTGVFAARAGNGKPGYDTHLDAGAKKVVLSAPAKDGADLTCVLGVNDDKLTPELKCISNASCTTNCLAPVAKVLNDKFGIVTGLMTTVHAYTNDQNVQDLPHADPYRARAAAMNIIPTSTGAASAVGLVIPELKGKLTGIALRVPVVTGSVVDLTVNLGKKTTAEEINASIKAAAEGPMKGILAYTEDPIVSTDIIGDSHSSIFAADWTQVIDGTMAKIVSWYDNEWGYSCRTADLIAKIGKM
- a CDS encoding site-specific integrase, which encodes MDETSFKVIVVKACDRRNLVLRYVDPVTGKHVTKSAETSNRRKAERAAARWEAELREGRFRPAVKISWDEFRERYEQEYLPGLADGTFGKIQALFNLIERVLRPRRLSDVTSSAISKLQAEMRKSQQEATIKSNLAHLKAALRWAVRMDLLVAAPVIEKPPRSRNNIVMKGRPITAAEFDRMLRETPEIVGEAAAADWRRLLQGLWLSGLRLSEALNLSWTDDDLLRVDLTHEFPLLHIPAALEKGNQDRLLPITPDFGAFLLETPPERRTGHVFHARGRRISRPVDVNWAGRMISAIGKAADVRVSGGGQGKREKFASAHDLRRSFGERWALRVMPHVLKELMRHASIETTMRYYVGRNALTVARSIFEANSAGAEARQGYILGYSPPLEGPPEST